From Aptenodytes patagonicus chromosome 1, bAptPat1.pri.cur, whole genome shotgun sequence, one genomic window encodes:
- the LPAR6 gene encoding lysophosphatidic acid receptor 6: MVSSNCSTEDSFKYTLYGCIFSMVFVLGLIANCVAIYIFTCTLKVRNETTTYMLNLAISDLLFVFTLPFRIYYFVARNWPFGDILCKISVTLFYTNMYGSILFLTCISVDRFLAIVHPFQSKTLRTKRNAKIVCAAVWITVLAGSTPASFFQSTNRRNNTEQRTCFENFSEDTWKTYLSRIVIFIEIVGFFIPLILNMTCSTMVLRTLNKPLTLSRNKLSKKKVLKMIFVHLVIFCFCFVPYNVTLILYSLMRTQTWINCSVVTAVRTMYPITLCIAVSNCCFDPIVYYFTSDTIQNSIKKNRSTRPRDIRFSERPVSENFIQHSLQTIKMKIFDSDSTI; this comes from the coding sequence ATGGTAAGCTCTAATTGTTCCACTGAGGACTCCTTTAAATATACTTTATATGGGTGTATCTTTAGTATGGTGTTTGTTCTTGGCCTCATAGCAAACTGTGTTGCTATCTACATTTTTACTTGTACATTAAAAGTGCGAAATGAGACTACAACTTACATGCTTAATTTAGCAATATCGGATCTGCTTTTTGTGTTTACATTACCCTTCAGGATTTATTACTTTGTAGCGAGAAACTGGCCATTTGGAGACATTCTCTGCAAGATTTCTGTCACCCTCTTTTATACAAATATGTATGGGAGCATTTTATTTCTGACCTGCATAAGCGTAGATCGCTTTTTAGCTATAGTACACCCCTTTCAATCTAAGACTCTCCGAACCAAAAGGAACGCAAAAATTGTCTGCGCTGCAGTATGGATAACCGTGTTAGCAGGCAGCACACCAGCAAGCTTTTTCCAGTCTACTAACCGCCGTAATAATACTGAACAAAGAACgtgttttgaaaacttttcagAGGACACATGGAAAACCTACCTATCCCGGATTGTTATCTTCATTgaaatagttgggttttttattcCACTCATCTTGAACATGACCTGCTCTACTATGGTCTTACGGACTTTGAATAAACCGCTTACATTAAGTCGGAATAAATTAAGCAAGAAAAAGGTACTCAAAATGATTTTTGTCCATTTGGTGatattctgcttctgctttgtgcCTTATAACGTTACCTTAATACTTTACTCCCTTATGAGAACACAGACCTGGATTAATTGTTCAGTGGTAACTGCAGTCAGGACTATGTACCCCATCACTCTGTGCATTGCCGTTTCAAACTGCTGTTTTGACCCTATAGTCTATTACTTTACGTCAGATACAATTCAAAATTCAATAAAAAAGAACCGGTCCACTAGACCACGGGACATCAGATTCTCCGAAAGGCCAGTTTCGGAAAACTTCATTCAACACAGCCTTCAgaccataaaaatgaaaatatttgacaGTGACTCTACAATATAA